ATCCGGCCCGCGAAAAGCCGATGGAGGGGGTCACGGCGGAAATGATTTCCGATTACGCCCGGCAGCGTGGGTATGAAAATATTCGCTATATCGGTCCCAAAGAAAACGGTGTGCCGGAATTGTTGAAAATAGTGCGCCCCGGGGATATGGTACTGACTATCGGCGCCGGAAGCATCACCCGGATTAATCCGGAAATAATCAATGCCCTGGAGAAACGATGACCTTCCGAGTCCGCAAGCCGTTCTTCATTCTCCTGCTACTGACGATTACTATGGTCGGGACGGTGGCGTATGCCTATTATACCGGATTTTTTATTCTGAAGACGGTTACTATTGAACCTCCCGAATATCAGGCTTCGCTGGAGAAGATTCCCCTTCGCGCGGGACAGAACCTTCTCTCTCTGCCCGTTGATGAATCCCTTACTTTTCTATGCGACGGGCGCAAAGTCAGCCGGGTAGAAATGAAATACCAATTGCCCGGGGCGGTGAAAATTGAAATTAAAAATGCTGTCCCCACGGTGCTGGCTTTCGGCGACGACCGGAAGGCGCTTCTGGGAATCGACCATAGAGGCCGGGTCATCCCCTATGCAAGGGAGGAAAGCCTGATGTCATTCCCGCTGGTAACGGGATTGAAGAATCTCAGACTTTACGAAACGGTCAGCGACAGCAATTTCACAATTCTTCTGGAGCAGCTTATTGAATTGCGGGCGCAGGGGAATGAGTTGTATGAAAATATTTCGACCATCCATCTGTCGCCGGCGGATTCTGTAGTGGTTTATATCGACGGGTTGCCGTTTCCGGTGATTACCTATCCGGGACGATTGGCAAAAGCGCTGGCGAGGCTGCCGCATTTCCTCTCCCTGGCGCAAAAGGAATTAAAGGAGATAATATATATCGACCTGCGTTCGCAGGAACAAATCATAGCCAAGAGAAAAGAATGTCCGAAACAAAAATCATAACCGGTCTTGATATCGGTACGACCAGAATCCGCGCTTTGATAGCGGAGAGCGACGAACGCGGCATGCCGGTGTTTCTTGGGTATGGCGCGACGGCGGCGGAGGGATTGCGGCGGGGTGTGGTGGTCAATATGGAAAAGACGGTGCAATCGGTATCGAAGGCGGTAGAAGATGCCGAGCTGATGGCCGGCGCCCGGGTGGAATCGGCAGTCGCCGGAATAGCCGGCGACCATATTAAATCTATCAACAGCCAGGGAGTTATTGCCGTCTCCCGCTCCGATAATGAAATCAAGGAGAGCGATGTCAAGAAAGCGATCGAGGCGGCAAGCGCGGTTGCCATTCCGGCCGACCGGGAAATAATTCATGTTCTTCCCCAGCAGTACACAATCGATGAGCAGAGCGGCATAAAAAATCCGATAGGGATGAACGGTGTTCGCCTGGAAGTTGATGTGCATATCGTCACGGCCGCCGTCACATCGGCAAAAAATATTTTCCGTTCCCTGGAGCGATGCGAAATAAAGGTTGACCATCTGGTGCTGCAATCGCTGGCGTCGTCGCATGCCGTAATCGGAAGCGCCGAGCAGGAGATGGGGGTGATTCTGATTGATATCGGCGGCGACATAACCGATATCGCGGTTTTCTATGACGGCTCCATTCGTCATTCGGGTGTGGTTCCTCTGGGTGGGAAGATTGTCACCAACGATATAACTATTGGACTGCGCACCGCGGTGGAGCAGGCGGAAAGACTGAAACTGGTGTACGGAGCGGCATTGACCTCGCTGGTTGACCCGGAAGAGATGATGGAAGTCTCCGGAATTACCGGGCGGGCGCCGCGTAGTATCTCGCGCAATGTTCTGGCGTCTATAATCGAGCCGCGGATGGAGGAGATTCTCTCCCTGGCGGCGCGGGAAATCAAGAAATCAAATCCGCCGGAATCGTTAGCGGCCGGGATTGTACTGACCGGCGGCGGCGCGCTGCTTCCCGGCACGGTGGAACTGGCCGAGCAGATTTTTGATATGCCGGCAAAACTGGGGGTTCCCAGCGGAATTGAAGGTTTGCCGGAAAATATCGCCACTCCGGAATTCTCGACAGCGGTCGGGCTGGTGATGTATGGCTTCAAGCATGGCGACGGGCATGACGCCGGAGGGGGCAAGTTGCGCGGTTTCTTCAAAAAGATAGAAAATTGGTTTACTGGAAATTTTTGATAAATCATGGAGGATGAACCGATGAGTAACGAGAGATTGAAATTTGATTTTGACGAGAGTTTTGATGTCTGCGCCAAAATCAAGGTAGTGGGAGTTGGAGGAGCCGGCGGCAACGCCATCAATCGGATGATTGAGTCGGGGCTGTCGGGAGTTGACTTCATCGCTCTCAATACCGACGCCCAGGTGCTGGAGACCAACCGCGCCGAAAAGAAGATTCAGATTGGGAAACGTCTGACCAAAGGTCTTGGCGCCGGCGCCAATCCGGATATCGGCAAACGGGCGGCGGAAGAAGACCAGGAAGAGATAAAAGAGGCTCTTGCCGGGGCTGATATGGTTTTTGTCGCGGCCGGAATGGGCGGCGGCACCGGCACCGGAGCCAGCCCGATTGTCGCCGAACTGGCTCGTCAGCATGGCGCTCTCACGGTGGCCATTGTCACCAGGCCCTTTATGTGCGAAGGTCTGCGCCGCAAAGGAAACGCCGACCGCGGCATCCGTGAATTAAAAGAAGCGGCGGATAATATTATCGTTATCGAAAATGAAAAACTT
The DNA window shown above is from Candidatus Zixiibacteriota bacterium and carries:
- a CDS encoding cell division protein FtsQ/DivIB, which encodes MTFRVRKPFFILLLLTITMVGTVAYAYYTGFFILKTVTIEPPEYQASLEKIPLRAGQNLLSLPVDESLTFLCDGRKVSRVEMKYQLPGAVKIEIKNAVPTVLAFGDDRKALLGIDHRGRVIPYAREESLMSFPLVTGLKNLRLYETVSDSNFTILLEQLIELRAQGNELYENISTIHLSPADSVVVYIDGLPFPVITYPGRLAKALARLPHFLSLAQKELKEIIYIDLRSQEQIIAKRKECPKQKS
- the ftsA gene encoding cell division protein FtsA, translated to MSETKIITGLDIGTTRIRALIAESDERGMPVFLGYGATAAEGLRRGVVVNMEKTVQSVSKAVEDAELMAGARVESAVAGIAGDHIKSINSQGVIAVSRSDNEIKESDVKKAIEAASAVAIPADREIIHVLPQQYTIDEQSGIKNPIGMNGVRLEVDVHIVTAAVTSAKNIFRSLERCEIKVDHLVLQSLASSHAVIGSAEQEMGVILIDIGGDITDIAVFYDGSIRHSGVVPLGGKIVTNDITIGLRTAVEQAERLKLVYGAALTSLVDPEEMMEVSGITGRAPRSISRNVLASIIEPRMEEILSLAAREIKKSNPPESLAAGIVLTGGGALLPGTVELAEQIFDMPAKLGVPSGIEGLPENIATPEFSTAVGLVMYGFKHGDGHDAGGGKLRGFFKKIENWFTGNF